Proteins co-encoded in one Sinobacterium norvegicum genomic window:
- a CDS encoding NUDIX hydrolase, with protein MMSELIPAATVIVQRQSKRGVEALLLNRNKTLSFAPGLWVFPGGRVDPEELALKATEQEQARVAAIRECEEEAGIRLAADQLTPFAHWTAPEGTAKRFSTWFFIATIEDDIEVVIDDGEIVSYQWLPLQQALNEHHEGALAMLPPTYICLSQMSRLRQCQQITAFAERRGMVFYQPQLVVEGDKLCFLYEEDNCYNSGELVKTGRQHRCWMVDSICDYIDDATITAI; from the coding sequence ATGATGTCCGAGTTGATTCCCGCGGCGACGGTGATTGTTCAGCGTCAATCCAAGCGGGGTGTTGAGGCGTTGCTGCTCAACCGAAATAAGACGTTAAGCTTTGCCCCCGGCCTGTGGGTGTTCCCTGGCGGCAGGGTAGATCCAGAAGAGCTGGCTCTGAAGGCGACTGAACAAGAGCAGGCCAGGGTGGCTGCTATCCGTGAGTGCGAGGAGGAGGCAGGCATTCGTCTCGCGGCGGATCAATTGACCCCTTTTGCGCACTGGACGGCCCCTGAGGGCACCGCTAAGCGGTTTTCAACTTGGTTTTTTATCGCCACTATTGAGGATGATATCGAGGTTGTTATTGATGATGGCGAGATTGTTAGCTATCAGTGGCTGCCGCTGCAGCAGGCCTTGAACGAGCATCATGAGGGTGCTCTGGCAATGCTGCCGCCAACCTATATTTGTCTGAGTCAGATGTCACGCCTGCGGCAGTGTCAGCAGATAACAGCGTTTGCCGAGCGCAGAGGGATGGTCTTTTATCAGCCACAGTTGGTTGTGGAGGGTGACAAGCTTTGCTTTCTCTATGAGGAGGATAACTGTTATAACAGTGGTGAGCTGGTAAAGACCGGCAGACAGCACCGTTGTTGGATGGTCGATAGCATCTGCGACTATATCGATGACGCGACGATAACAGCTATTTAA
- a CDS encoding phosphorylase family protein, which translates to MIKKPTIALIFAMYAEAQPLIEALAASPKAFDTPLPMALFTADTAGAEVLIAVNGTDPVYGVDRIATEAAAVTAFVVLQQFKPDYLISAGSCGAVNPELRVADVLWVDKPVCFHDHRIPLGDFEPFGVGRYPVYFDADLAQTLALNSACLSSGNSLDVSDADLLQLEKIGSDIKEMEAAAIARLCQDFNIPFLAIKAVSNPVRQDHDTGEVFERNLSLAVTALTEKLQQLLPLLSACYDKNHPPAR; encoded by the coding sequence ATGATTAAAAAGCCAACAATCGCTCTGATATTCGCCATGTATGCTGAGGCGCAGCCGTTGATTGAGGCGCTGGCGGCGAGCCCCAAGGCTTTTGATACACCACTGCCGATGGCGTTGTTTACTGCCGATACTGCGGGTGCGGAGGTTCTTATCGCAGTCAATGGTACAGATCCGGTCTACGGCGTTGACCGGATTGCCACCGAGGCTGCAGCGGTGACAGCATTTGTCGTGTTACAGCAGTTCAAACCAGACTATCTGATCTCGGCTGGCAGTTGTGGCGCGGTTAATCCTGAGCTGCGGGTGGCCGATGTGTTATGGGTAGATAAGCCGGTATGTTTTCACGATCATCGTATACCGCTGGGCGATTTTGAGCCCTTCGGTGTCGGCCGTTACCCGGTCTATTTCGATGCAGATTTGGCGCAGACCCTGGCGCTGAACAGTGCCTGTTTAAGCAGCGGCAACTCGCTGGATGTCAGTGATGCTGATTTGCTGCAGCTGGAAAAAATTGGCAGTGATATCAAGGAAATGGAGGCGGCGGCAATTGCGAGGCTGTGTCAGGATTTTAATATACCGTTTCTTGCCATCAAGGCGGTCAGTAACCCGGTACGGCAAGATCATGACACAGGCGAGGTATTTGAGCGAAACCTGTCACTGGCTGTCACCGCGCTAACCGAGAAGCTGCAACAGTTGCTGCCGTTATTATCCGCTTGCTACGACAAAAATCATCCCCCAGCTCGTTAG
- a CDS encoding TetR/AcrR family transcriptional regulator yields MTDTDTTIEYQGRKTQRLKGEQRRVAILEATLRIISREGVKAVKHRAVAKEAGVPLAATTYYFKQLGDLINDAFYLFVENTQANQQQLEQQSFTALESFSYKELDEPENKQKLIDMLVDFLTAHVEGEVSRLSERVIENAFRFEATINPQLQQLVHMLHENNLSHIINFYHVFGSDDPQADATILHSLILHLEYQNIINNEFDQEATRRTLLRCITNSL; encoded by the coding sequence GTGACTGACACAGATACCACCATCGAATATCAGGGCAGAAAAACACAACGACTCAAGGGCGAACAACGGCGTGTTGCGATACTCGAGGCCACACTGCGTATTATTTCCCGCGAGGGGGTCAAGGCGGTCAAACATCGCGCCGTGGCCAAGGAAGCCGGCGTGCCACTTGCCGCCACCACCTACTATTTCAAACAATTAGGCGATTTAATTAACGATGCCTTTTATTTATTTGTTGAAAACACCCAAGCCAACCAACAACAGTTAGAGCAACAGAGCTTTACTGCACTCGAATCATTTAGCTATAAAGAACTCGATGAGCCGGAGAACAAGCAAAAGTTAATTGATATGCTGGTGGATTTTTTAACCGCACATGTCGAGGGCGAAGTCAGCCGACTATCCGAGCGAGTGATTGAGAACGCCTTCCGCTTTGAAGCAACTATCAACCCACAACTGCAACAGCTTGTGCATATGCTGCATGAAAACAATCTATCGCATATTATCAATTTCTATCATGTCTTCGGCTCCGACGACCCACAAGCAGACGCCACTATTTTACACAGCCTGATACTGCACCTTGAATATCAAAACATTATTAATAATGAATTTGATCAAGAAGCCACTCGCCGCACGTTGCTACGCTGCATTACCAACAGCCTTTAG
- a CDS encoding DUF962 domain-containing protein has translation MRTATSWFEEYSQSHQNITNKRIHNIAVPTIYFSIAGLLWGLPQPGWMASVELLNWTSLTLFFVMIFYATLGLRFFIALLVFSLSCLLLSWAIEMATGALTVISVSLFVIAWIAQFYGHKVEGKKPSFFKDILFLLVGPAWVFDGFWKNKK, from the coding sequence ATGCGGACGGCGACGTCATGGTTCGAAGAATATTCTCAAAGCCACCAAAATATCACCAATAAGCGCATTCACAATATCGCTGTTCCCACTATTTATTTTTCTATTGCTGGTCTGTTGTGGGGGCTGCCGCAACCGGGCTGGATGGCATCTGTTGAACTGCTTAACTGGACGTCGCTAACACTTTTCTTTGTCATGATTTTCTACGCAACACTGGGGCTACGTTTCTTTATCGCATTACTGGTGTTCAGCCTGAGTTGTCTATTGCTGTCCTGGGCCATTGAAATGGCGACGGGGGCGCTGACGGTCATCAGTGTCAGTCTATTTGTCATCGCTTGGATTGCACAGTTTTATGGCCATAAAGTCGAGGGTAAGAAGCCCTCGTTTTTTAAAGATATTCTTTTTCTTTTGGTTGGTCCAGCATGGGTCTTCGATGGTTTTTGGAAAAATAAAAAATAA
- a CDS encoding MaoC family dehydratase translates to MTTVFKTPLDMEAAVGQHLGYSDWLTIDQQRINLFADATGDHQWIHVDPVRAKEGPFGGCIAHGYLTLSLVNLFLPQIVDVQGIKMGVNYGCEGIRFPAVVPVGSRVRGSGELIQVESVKGGIQSTVRVTVEIEGSDRPGCVINTISRYYPED, encoded by the coding sequence ATGACTACTGTCTTTAAAACCCCTCTCGATATGGAAGCAGCCGTTGGCCAACATTTAGGGTACAGCGATTGGCTGACTATTGATCAGCAACGGATTAATCTTTTTGCTGATGCCACCGGTGATCACCAGTGGATTCATGTCGATCCAGTGCGTGCCAAAGAGGGGCCTTTCGGCGGCTGTATTGCCCACGGTTATTTGACGCTGTCGTTGGTGAATCTATTTCTGCCACAGATCGTCGATGTTCAGGGCATTAAGATGGGCGTTAATTATGGTTGCGAAGGCATTCGTTTTCCCGCCGTCGTACCGGTTGGCAGCCGTGTCCGTGGCAGCGGTGAATTGATTCAGGTTGAGAGTGTTAAAGGTGGTATTCAATCGACGGTTCGCGTCACCGTCGAAATCGAGGGCTCTGATCGCCCTGGTTGTGTCATCAATACCATCAGCCGTTATTACCCAGAAGATTAA
- a CDS encoding acylphosphatase, translating to MTAQLVTIKGIITGKVQGVWYRRFVEHEASLYHIQGYAKNLSDGSVEVLLTGGVDPLFQFLQQMFTGPQASRVDNIAIYRQPTTALQGFKIL from the coding sequence ATGACAGCTCAACTGGTGACGATCAAAGGCATCATCACAGGTAAGGTTCAGGGTGTTTGGTACCGCCGCTTCGTCGAGCACGAGGCCAGTCTGTACCATATTCAAGGCTATGCCAAGAATTTGAGCGATGGCTCGGTTGAGGTCTTGCTCACCGGCGGCGTCGATCCGCTGTTTCAATTTCTGCAGCAAATGTTTACCGGGCCACAGGCTAGTCGCGTCGATAATATCGCTATCTATCGGCAACCAACAACAGCCCTGCAGGGCTTTAAAATTCTCTAA
- a CDS encoding ExeA family protein yields the protein MSKRHREALAHLLYGVSGDGGFVLLTGEVGTGKTTISRSLLQQLPEQTDVAFILNPYQSTIELLATICDELGIAYISDEPTSKELIELLHHYLLSNHARGRNTVLMIDEAQLLPFQTLEQIRLLTNLETSSKKLLQIILIGQPELKTVLSRPELSQLAQRITARYHIGVMTQAEVKAYIVHRLQVAGSQSAGSLFPDRVVAEIYRLSNGVPRVVNVLCDRALLGTYSQHRLVVDKPTLKLAAKEVLGEESVVAKQRQNNRRMIPRRLAVAGLILVVLPLAWWLKPLLLQRLLEREPSVASPMITVPPMPQVEETVPEVTPQLQLLSVIQQPATELAAQQDQPVDFWRGDFARQLQRLVNISGLAQLSHGTDCQGLPADLACLPLSMTSWSSVKELNRPLLLRQQSVIGDDRRKPVADSKLALLLAIDGNRATLMVAGQPVTVSLLELGEQWGGEAVAVWRKPAAFDVAVGYGSQGAMVAWLATAFASIDQQSIPLADQHFNRALEQRVKLFQRYNQLHDDGMVGVNTLLKINQQLYRPRLLNQQPAADNTVVPSSVSVPVLTQQGQG from the coding sequence ATGAGTAAGCGTCACCGCGAGGCCTTGGCGCACCTTTTGTATGGTGTTAGCGGTGATGGCGGATTTGTCTTATTGACCGGAGAGGTCGGCACAGGAAAAACCACGATTAGTCGCAGTCTACTGCAGCAGTTACCGGAACAGACTGATGTCGCCTTTATTCTTAACCCCTATCAAAGCACTATCGAGTTATTGGCGACTATCTGTGATGAATTGGGTATCGCCTATATCAGCGATGAGCCGACCAGCAAAGAGTTGATTGAACTGCTGCATCACTACCTATTAAGCAATCATGCCCGTGGCCGCAATACGGTGCTGATGATTGATGAGGCCCAGTTGTTACCGTTTCAGACGCTGGAGCAAATTCGCCTTTTAACCAATTTAGAAACCAGCAGTAAAAAGCTGCTGCAGATTATTTTGATCGGTCAGCCGGAGCTTAAAACGGTATTGTCACGGCCTGAGTTGAGTCAATTGGCGCAACGTATTACCGCTCGATATCACATCGGAGTGATGACGCAGGCAGAGGTGAAGGCCTATATTGTTCATCGCTTACAGGTAGCCGGCAGTCAATCCGCTGGCAGTCTTTTTCCCGATCGTGTGGTGGCGGAAATCTACCGTTTGAGCAATGGTGTACCACGGGTAGTCAATGTTCTCTGCGACCGTGCGCTGTTGGGCACCTATAGCCAGCATCGATTGGTCGTCGATAAGCCGACGCTGAAATTGGCGGCAAAAGAGGTCTTGGGCGAGGAGTCGGTTGTCGCGAAGCAGCGGCAAAATAACCGCCGCATGATACCTCGCCGGTTGGCTGTGGCAGGCTTGATACTTGTAGTCTTACCGCTCGCCTGGTGGCTAAAACCGTTGCTGCTCCAGCGTCTGTTGGAGCGAGAGCCGTCGGTTGCGTCGCCAATGATCACAGTACCACCGATGCCGCAGGTTGAGGAAACCGTGCCCGAGGTGACGCCCCAGCTTCAGCTGCTGTCGGTAATACAGCAGCCAGCGACCGAATTGGCGGCGCAACAAGATCAGCCCGTCGATTTTTGGCGGGGTGATTTTGCCCGACAATTACAGCGTTTAGTCAATATCTCGGGTTTGGCTCAACTCAGCCATGGGACAGATTGTCAGGGTCTACCGGCAGACTTGGCCTGCCTGCCGTTATCGATGACCAGCTGGTCGTCGGTAAAGGAGCTGAACCGACCGTTATTATTGCGGCAGCAGTCAGTTATAGGCGACGACCGGAGGAAGCCGGTGGCCGATAGTAAGCTGGCGCTGTTGCTTGCCATAGATGGCAACCGTGCCACGCTAATGGTGGCGGGCCAGCCTGTTACGGTGAGTTTGCTCGAATTGGGTGAACAGTGGGGAGGAGAGGCTGTCGCTGTTTGGCGTAAACCGGCGGCCTTCGACGTCGCCGTAGGCTATGGCTCGCAGGGGGCAATGGTGGCATGGTTGGCAACAGCCTTTGCCTCGATCGACCAGCAAAGTATTCCCCTTGCCGACCAGCATTTTAACCGGGCTTTGGAGCAACGGGTAAAATTATTCCAGCGTTATAACCAGCTGCATGATGATGGTATGGTTGGGGTTAATACGTTACTGAAAATAAACCAGCAGCTCTATCGGCCGAGGTTGTTAAATCAGCAGCCGGCAGCGGATAATACTGTTGTCCCCTCCTCAGTATCAGTGCCTGTGTTGACGCAGCAGGGGCAGGGCTGA
- a CDS encoding TonB-dependent receptor, translated as MQLKPIFKPSLLAIAVAVSTQATTALANDSAMLLEEVLVTAQKRAESSQDVPISMQAFSSDFLQTTGVKDFSDLDQYTPGLTVNADQATQPSFVIRNIGTGAFGIGTDPAVGIYIDGVYSGRSGSALMQFTDIDRVEILKGPQGTLFGRNSAAGAIQVVTKRPTEDFEAMVRLRGGNYNKQLGEFMLNAPVADTGLAFRINGLANKQDGYIDNANGDDLGNQKDKSFRFSAAWDISEKTEIRYTYDYNDLDQDANTKININKYSGTINKPGTLGSNTEIDQNKANNPWDVAVDHDVVENRESRNIAGHNLQLSHDLDFATLRYIASYREFESQNKGDYDGAGNITSYVDTENVEDNSQFYTELSFNGQFDDVIWTVGTSYYKEDGDQDSFVNTFTDTTNILINQLGNIDLAGTVPTGVYWTENIHNKVKSESAAIYGDVTWQATEKFSVTGGVRGTWDKKEFSWQNQCNNVMDDYFSDAACLFDIAYQEGEAVLAGYKNGTYEDDDSWSNISPRLVLNYQLLDSAIIFASATQGYKAGGFNSLQMGSAYDPEFVDSFELGLKSQWFDNSLRYNTSLFHYLYKDKQDTTLINPSEGTAYYSTDTGDAEGTGIDTELVWAATPELRFSLVHSYIHSVWTDRENPTTGDDMDGEYLDGPKHQANIAVDYDIMLGDAGRIALHLDHAYESAAKSNSASSAELQGVYYDTLDDDRNFTNARVAWISPEEAFEVALWGENIFGNEYVTGYSQFISYFPSDTVNLDKPAYYGAEVIYKY; from the coding sequence ATGCAGTTAAAACCAATTTTCAAACCCAGTTTGCTTGCCATTGCTGTCGCCGTCAGTACCCAAGCCACCACAGCATTAGCCAACGACTCTGCCATGCTGTTAGAAGAGGTACTTGTTACCGCTCAGAAACGTGCTGAAAGTTCCCAAGACGTACCCATTAGTATGCAGGCGTTTAGTTCTGATTTCTTACAAACAACGGGGGTTAAAGACTTTTCAGACCTCGACCAATACACGCCGGGCCTGACGGTTAACGCAGACCAAGCCACTCAACCCAGCTTTGTCATTCGTAATATAGGTACCGGTGCCTTTGGTATTGGCACCGACCCCGCCGTGGGTATTTATATCGATGGCGTTTATTCAGGCCGTTCCGGTTCTGCGCTGATGCAGTTTACCGATATCGACCGCGTCGAAATTCTCAAAGGCCCTCAGGGTACACTATTTGGCCGTAACAGCGCCGCCGGCGCCATTCAAGTTGTTACCAAGCGTCCGACTGAAGACTTTGAAGCAATGGTTCGCCTCCGAGGCGGCAACTATAACAAGCAGCTTGGCGAATTCATGCTTAACGCCCCTGTTGCCGACACCGGCCTCGCCTTTCGTATCAACGGCCTTGCCAACAAGCAAGACGGCTATATCGACAACGCCAATGGCGACGACCTGGGCAATCAGAAAGACAAAAGCTTCCGTTTCAGCGCCGCCTGGGATATCTCTGAGAAAACAGAAATCCGTTATACCTATGATTACAATGATCTTGATCAGGACGCTAACACCAAGATTAATATCAACAAATACAGCGGCACCATTAACAAGCCCGGCACGCTCGGCAGTAACACCGAAATAGACCAAAACAAGGCCAACAACCCCTGGGATGTGGCGGTCGATCATGACGTGGTTGAAAACAGAGAGTCGCGTAATATTGCCGGCCACAACCTTCAGCTAAGCCACGATTTAGATTTCGCCACCCTGCGTTATATCGCCTCTTACCGTGAATTTGAATCACAGAACAAGGGTGACTATGACGGCGCCGGCAACATCACCAGCTATGTCGATACCGAGAACGTCGAAGACAACTCACAGTTTTACACCGAGCTCAGCTTTAACGGCCAGTTCGACGATGTGATCTGGACTGTTGGCACCAGCTACTATAAAGAAGATGGCGATCAGGACAGCTTTGTTAATACCTTTACCGACACCACCAACATTCTGATCAACCAGCTCGGAAACATCGATCTTGCTGGCACAGTTCCGACCGGCGTTTACTGGACAGAGAATATTCACAACAAGGTGAAATCCGAAAGCGCCGCCATCTACGGTGATGTCACCTGGCAGGCCACCGAGAAGTTCTCGGTTACCGGCGGTGTCCGAGGCACTTGGGATAAGAAAGAATTCAGCTGGCAGAACCAGTGTAACAATGTGATGGATGACTATTTTTCCGATGCAGCCTGCCTCTTCGATATCGCCTATCAGGAAGGTGAGGCCGTCCTCGCCGGCTACAAGAATGGCACCTATGAGGACGACGACAGCTGGAGCAATATCAGCCCTCGACTGGTACTGAACTACCAACTGCTCGACAGCGCCATTATTTTCGCCTCTGCCACCCAGGGTTACAAGGCCGGTGGCTTTAACTCGCTGCAGATGGGCTCAGCCTACGACCCCGAGTTTGTCGACAGCTTCGAGCTCGGTTTGAAGTCACAGTGGTTCGATAACAGCCTGCGTTATAACACCTCGCTCTTCCACTACCTCTATAAAGACAAGCAGGACACGACACTGATCAACCCCAGCGAGGGCACAGCTTATTACTCGACCGACACCGGCGATGCTGAGGGCACGGGTATCGACACCGAGCTGGTTTGGGCGGCAACACCAGAGCTGCGTTTCAGCCTGGTACACAGCTATATTCACTCGGTGTGGACCGACCGCGAGAACCCAACAACCGGCGACGACATGGACGGCGAATACCTCGATGGCCCCAAACATCAGGCCAATATCGCCGTCGACTACGACATTATGCTCGGCGATGCAGGCCGTATCGCACTGCACTTAGATCACGCCTATGAAAGCGCGGCTAAGAGCAACTCAGCCTCATCCGCAGAGCTGCAGGGCGTCTACTACGACACCCTCGATGATGACCGTAACTTTACCAATGCCCGTGTCGCCTGGATCTCTCCGGAGGAAGCCTTCGAGGTGGCCCTGTGGGGCGAGAATATCTTCGGCAATGAATATGTCACCGGCTATAGCCAATTTATTAGCTATTTCCCCAGCGACACTGTTAACCTCGACAAACCCGCCTACTATGGCGCTGAGGTTATCTACAAGTACTAA
- a CDS encoding HpcH/HpaI aldolase/citrate lyase family protein, protein MEIRPRRSVLYMPGSNSRALEKAKTLAADCVVFDLEDACAPDVKATARNSVIEAVNQGGYGHREVVVRVNTIGSPWFNEDIEAVAQSQADAICLPKIESAAQIITVVELLDRYHAAASMTVWAMIETPLGVDKANEIAKASTRLSVLMLGTSDLAKELRVRHTPCRSGFLYSLNRCVIAARLAAIDVIDGVCLDLADDQGFATVCEQGRDLGFDGKSLIHPKQIAAANVSFGFNDDDVAHAEKVLAAWQQAEAESKAVAVVDGKLIEILHVEEARRLLAMAALIVTE, encoded by the coding sequence ATGGAAATTCGTCCAAGACGTTCGGTACTTTATATGCCGGGATCAAATTCACGGGCGCTTGAAAAAGCTAAAACCCTAGCGGCAGATTGTGTCGTTTTCGATTTGGAAGATGCCTGCGCGCCAGACGTTAAAGCAACGGCAAGAAACAGCGTTATTGAAGCAGTTAATCAAGGCGGCTATGGTCACCGAGAGGTGGTGGTCAGGGTCAATACTATTGGTTCGCCTTGGTTTAATGAGGATATCGAAGCCGTGGCCCAGTCTCAGGCCGATGCCATTTGCCTGCCCAAGATAGAGAGTGCCGCACAAATTATCACAGTTGTTGAACTGTTAGATCGTTATCATGCGGCTGCGTCTATGACCGTGTGGGCAATGATAGAGACACCGTTGGGTGTCGACAAAGCTAACGAAATTGCTAAGGCGTCGACTCGCTTGAGTGTGCTGATGCTGGGCACCTCCGACCTGGCAAAAGAGCTACGGGTGCGCCATACCCCCTGTCGCAGTGGTTTTCTTTACAGTCTCAATCGCTGTGTGATTGCAGCACGACTAGCCGCCATTGATGTGATCGATGGCGTCTGCTTGGATTTGGCTGATGACCAGGGCTTTGCCACGGTTTGTGAGCAGGGCAGAGACTTGGGCTTCGATGGCAAAAGCCTGATCCACCCGAAACAGATTGCCGCGGCGAATGTCAGTTTTGGCTTTAATGATGACGACGTTGCCCACGCCGAGAAAGTATTGGCCGCATGGCAGCAAGCTGAGGCAGAATCCAAGGCCGTTGCCGTGGTTGACGGCAAGCTGATTGAAATATTGCATGTTGAAGAGGCTAGGCGGCTGCTGGCCATGGCGGCGCTAATCGTCACAGAGTAG
- a CDS encoding tRNA1(Val) (adenine(37)-N6)-methyltransferase, producing the protein MSTFKLQQFSVVQQHSAMKVCTDTMIFGASLPITGGETVIDIGAGTGILSLMAAQQGASKVTAVEIDQETAKECADNLSNSRWHSILHCLHADILSRPLIEQVDRVICNPPFFDNHTASSDPLRRTARHTDYLDFQSLFTVATSLLKRDGIFCLLIPRPIVDRINTIAQSKQLQLTRRFDIQAKPSLDSKTSILWFSRSSHTPATPQHQTITVYDEDRQYSEQGVRYLKDYLLRFKDSNSSSPEDENLTPEN; encoded by the coding sequence ATGAGCACTTTTAAATTACAACAGTTCAGTGTTGTGCAACAACACAGCGCCATGAAAGTCTGCACTGACACAATGATTTTTGGCGCCAGCCTGCCAATCACTGGCGGTGAAACAGTCATCGATATAGGCGCTGGCACCGGTATTTTGTCGCTGATGGCAGCCCAGCAGGGGGCCAGTAAAGTCACCGCAGTGGAAATCGATCAAGAGACCGCGAAAGAGTGTGCCGATAATCTCTCGAACAGTCGCTGGCACAGTATTTTGCACTGCCTACACGCCGACATTTTATCCCGGCCGCTAATAGAGCAAGTCGACAGGGTTATCTGTAACCCACCGTTTTTCGACAATCACACCGCATCGAGCGACCCGCTACGCAGAACTGCCCGTCACACTGACTATCTCGACTTCCAATCGCTGTTTACCGTCGCCACCTCGCTACTCAAGCGGGATGGCATTTTTTGCCTGCTCATCCCCCGCCCCATCGTCGACCGCATAAATACCATCGCCCAATCGAAGCAGCTACAATTGACCCGCCGTTTTGATATTCAAGCTAAACCCAGCCTCGACAGCAAGACATCAATATTGTGGTTTAGCAGATCCTCTCATACACCGGCGACACCGCAGCATCAGACAATTACTGTCTACGATGAAGACCGGCAGTATAGCGAGCAAGGCGTCCGTTATTTGAAAGATTATCTACTGAGATTTAAGGATTCCAACTCGTCATCGCCGGAAGACGAAAACTTAACCCCTGAAAATTAA
- a CDS encoding general secretion pathway protein GspB yields MSYILDALNKSEAQRNGVAEILVAEYSEPLPVTKQVLGARPVIFAAIVVLLLLMLLAVLFLPRSVPSTGVVAMTAENTHALPPPVEAAELVAVATEHRDVIAGDIVRQPVIVAPSGGDKIADSAPLNPPVKNDIDDLYQQRTEALKTDDGIKTSVVVAVTSGRIEKKNKAFSDKELQQMIDQASPAVVVDIDARKNKKPLPPLFSELTWVQKERIPPVEYGAHIYSSRSASGFVILNGSKRFAGDKIGAGLSVEAILVDAVQLNFQGLSFRLPAMTSWNP; encoded by the coding sequence ATGTCTTATATTCTCGATGCATTAAATAAGTCTGAGGCACAAAGAAACGGTGTGGCTGAGATTTTGGTCGCAGAGTACAGCGAGCCCTTGCCAGTCACAAAACAGGTGCTCGGCGCTCGACCAGTCATATTCGCCGCCATTGTTGTGTTGTTATTGTTGATGCTGTTGGCGGTGCTTTTTTTACCACGTTCAGTGCCCTCTACGGGGGTTGTGGCGATGACAGCGGAAAATACGCATGCGTTGCCGCCGCCAGTCGAGGCTGCTGAACTTGTGGCAGTGGCGACTGAGCACAGGGACGTTATAGCTGGTGATATAGTGCGTCAGCCGGTCATTGTTGCCCCGTCGGGCGGTGATAAAATAGCGGATTCAGCGCCGCTTAATCCGCCTGTAAAAAATGATATTGATGACCTGTATCAGCAGCGAACCGAAGCGTTGAAAACTGATGATGGAATAAAAACGTCAGTTGTAGTCGCTGTGACGAGTGGCCGAATTGAAAAGAAAAACAAGGCGTTTAGTGATAAAGAGTTGCAGCAGATGATAGATCAGGCAAGCCCTGCCGTTGTTGTCGATATCGATGCTAGAAAAAATAAAAAACCGTTGCCGCCGCTGTTCAGTGAGTTAACTTGGGTGCAAAAAGAGCGTATCCCACCAGTAGAATATGGCGCCCATATTTATTCTTCTCGCTCTGCCAGTGGTTTTGTTATTTTGAATGGTAGCAAGCGTTTTGCGGGTGACAAGATTGGTGCCGGCCTCAGCGTCGAGGCCATTTTAGTCGATGCTGTGCAGCTTAATTTTCAGGGGTTAAGTTTTCGTCTTCCGGCGATGACGAGTTGGAATCCTTAA